One part of the Corallococcus soli genome encodes these proteins:
- a CDS encoding amylo-alpha-1,6-glucosidase gives MNPTTPDLPRLSFDWKDGADFGVGVHHEWLVTNGRGGYASGTLVGCNTRRYHGLFIPTLEKLGRTVLMARMEEAAFVDGQRYRLTSEEHADGTMLEDGARHLRRFHLEGLVPVWEYALGRARLRRRFVMVHGEDTVFIEWQHLAGPEVTLHLRPFPVLRPHDGPLLAEVEDAIVTLRGPLVMLRNGEDGPSMRMRLYSDGPTPFVSLEETSKPQHLRVEKARGYDFTEVQHSPGHFTATLKPGGTLAFGLTTETAGHLEREPAVVFERELTRQQRLLEQAPEHARSGIPARLVLAADQFIIDPPRPADAAWARSMGLDARSVIAGYPWFTDWGRDTMISLDGLTLATGRYREAAAILRTFEHYVRDGLIPNYFPDGENDGVYHTADATLWFFHAVDRYLEETGDETLLRDLYPTLSDIVANHQKGTRFNIGVDPADGLLRQGQEGYQLTWMDAKVDGWVVTPRRGKAVEINALWFNALTLMAGWAERLGQDAAPYRASAERVQVSFNQRFWNEARGCLYDVVDGEEVREDAHVRPNQVFAISLKHPVLKREKWAQVLDVVRRELVTPVGLRSLAPGSRDYKPKYDGDLRARDAAYHQGTVWGWLIGHYVDATLKVTPDLKAARALLAGMEDHLSHGGIGQISEIFDATEPYRPRGCFAQAWSVAEALRVFSKTNLG, from the coding sequence GTGAATCCCACAACCCCCGACCTGCCCCGCCTCTCGTTCGACTGGAAGGACGGCGCCGACTTCGGCGTTGGCGTGCACCACGAGTGGCTGGTGACCAACGGCCGCGGGGGCTACGCGTCCGGCACGCTGGTGGGGTGCAACACGCGCCGCTATCACGGCCTGTTCATCCCCACGCTGGAGAAGCTGGGCCGCACGGTGCTGATGGCGCGGATGGAGGAGGCCGCCTTCGTGGACGGGCAGCGCTACCGGCTGACGTCCGAGGAGCACGCGGACGGCACGATGCTGGAGGACGGCGCGCGTCACCTGCGGCGCTTCCACCTGGAGGGGCTGGTCCCCGTCTGGGAATACGCGCTGGGGCGCGCGCGGCTGCGCCGCCGGTTCGTGATGGTGCACGGCGAGGACACGGTGTTCATCGAGTGGCAGCACCTGGCCGGTCCGGAGGTCACACTGCACCTGCGGCCCTTCCCGGTGCTGCGTCCCCACGACGGCCCGCTCCTCGCGGAGGTGGAGGATGCCATCGTCACGCTGCGGGGGCCGCTGGTGATGCTGCGCAACGGCGAGGACGGCCCGTCGATGCGGATGCGGCTGTATTCGGATGGGCCCACGCCGTTCGTGAGCCTGGAGGAGACGTCGAAGCCGCAGCACCTGCGCGTGGAGAAGGCGCGCGGCTATGACTTCACGGAGGTGCAGCACTCGCCGGGCCACTTCACCGCCACGCTGAAGCCGGGGGGCACGCTGGCCTTCGGTCTCACCACGGAGACCGCGGGGCACCTGGAGCGCGAACCCGCCGTGGTGTTCGAGCGGGAGCTGACGCGGCAGCAGCGCCTGCTGGAGCAGGCCCCGGAGCATGCGCGCTCCGGCATCCCGGCGCGGCTGGTGCTGGCGGCGGATCAATTCATCATCGACCCGCCCCGGCCCGCGGACGCGGCCTGGGCCCGCTCCATGGGGCTGGACGCGCGCAGCGTCATCGCGGGCTACCCGTGGTTCACCGACTGGGGCCGCGACACGATGATCAGCCTGGACGGGCTGACGCTGGCCACGGGGCGCTACCGCGAGGCGGCGGCCATCCTGCGCACGTTCGAGCACTACGTGCGGGACGGCCTCATCCCGAACTACTTCCCGGACGGGGAGAACGACGGCGTCTACCACACGGCGGACGCGACGCTCTGGTTCTTCCACGCGGTGGACCGCTACCTGGAGGAGACGGGGGATGAGACGCTCCTGCGCGACCTGTACCCCACGCTGAGCGACATCGTGGCGAACCACCAGAAGGGCACGCGCTTCAACATCGGGGTGGATCCGGCGGACGGCCTGCTGCGCCAGGGGCAGGAGGGCTACCAGCTCACCTGGATGGACGCGAAGGTGGACGGCTGGGTGGTGACGCCTCGCCGGGGCAAGGCGGTGGAGATCAACGCGCTGTGGTTCAACGCCCTCACGCTGATGGCGGGCTGGGCGGAGCGGCTGGGCCAGGACGCGGCGCCGTACCGGGCCTCGGCGGAGCGGGTCCAGGTCAGCTTCAACCAGCGGTTCTGGAATGAAGCGCGCGGGTGCCTCTACGACGTGGTGGACGGCGAGGAGGTCCGCGAGGACGCGCACGTGCGGCCCAACCAGGTCTTCGCCATCTCGCTCAAGCACCCGGTGCTGAAGCGGGAGAAGTGGGCACAGGTGCTGGACGTGGTGCGCCGCGAGCTGGTGACGCCCGTGGGCCTGAGGAGCCTCGCGCCGGGGAGCAGGGACTACAAACCGAAGTACGACGGCGACCTTCGCGCGAGAGACGCCGCCTACCACCAGGGCACGGTGTGGGGCTGGCTCATTGGCCACTACGTGGACGCGACGTTGAAGGTGACACCGGACCTGAAGGCCGCGCGCGCGCTGCTGGCGGGCATGGAGGACCACCTGTCGCACGGCGGCATCGGTCAGATTTCGGAGATCTTCGACGCGACGGAGCCCTACCGCCCACGAGGCTGCTTCGCCCAGGCGTGGAGCGTGGCGGAGGCGCTGCGGGTGTTCAGCAAGACGAACCTCGGGTGA